CTCTCAGACCGGAAAGATACGCATCGCCTCTACGGTAAGGTCGCTACCGGCTTCCTGCTAGTACAGGACATCGCTGCCGTGCTGGTCTTGGTAGCGGTGACGGCCCTAGGCAAGGATATGCCGGTAGCAGAGATCTTAACCTCTACCTTAGTTAGTGGCGCACTTTTCGTGGGGGCTATCGCACTAGTCTCGCTGTATGTACTGCCGCGTCTGACAAAGTTCCTTGCCCGTTCACAAGAATTCCTCTTCCTTTTCGCTATCGGTTGGGGCTTCGGTGCCGCCGCTCTAGCCGCCACTGTTGGTTTTTCGATCGAGATCGGCGCCCTAGCTGCCGGCGTGGCCCTAGCCGGTTCGCCCTATGCCTTTGAGGTCGCCTCGAAGATGCGGCCTTTGCGCGATTTCTTCATCGTGCTTTTCTTCATTATTCTCGGATCTGAGCTCGATCTCGGTAGTATCGGTGCTGGTTTTGTCCCGGCCATAGCCTTCACAATCCTCATTCTCATCGGCAATCCGATCATAGTTATGAGTATCATGGGCTTCCTTGGCTTTAAACGTAAGACTAGTTTCAAGGCCGGTTTGACGGTAGCCCAGATCAGTGAGTTCTCTCTTATCCTGCTCCTGCTCGCCCGTGAGGTCGGTCATATCGACGATCAGATTGTAGCCATGATGACCCTAGTAGCCATGGTGACGATCGCCGCTAGCACTTACATGATCTTGTATTCGGATAAACTTTATACCTGGTTTGAGCCGTATCTGCGAGTTTTCGAGCGTAAATCACCGCGTGAAGGCAAGGAGAAGAGCGAGGAGTATGACGTGATAATGTTTGGCTTTAAACCGGGCAGTCGCGCTCTTCTTGATGGCTTTAAGCAGCTGGATACTCGGTGTCTAGTGGTTGATTACGATCCAGAAGTGGTAGATGACTTAGCTAGTGAGGGAGTAGCTGTCCTCTACGGTGACGCTAACGATATGGAGTTTCTCAGTGATTTGCCACTCGAGGCAGCTAAGTTAATAGCGGTGACCGCGACCGACTATGCTACTAACGCGCTAGTCGCTACCCACGTCTTACAGCGTAATCCGAAGGCCATAGTTATTGTCAGGGCCGATGAGCCCCAGGAAGCGCATGAGCTGTATGAGATCGGGGTAAACTACGTGATGATGCCTCATTACTTGGGCAGTCTCGAGATTAGCCGGCGTATCACCCGGCATGGTTTGAGCGCCCGCTTGCACTTTAAGCAGGCCCGCACGGAGCATCTAAACTACTTGCGCCGTGGCTCTAAATAGTTGCTAGCTAACTTCGCTAAATTAGTCTTCTACTACTCGCTAGTTTCAGCTAGGGCGCTATCGATGATTTCGCGCCAGACCTCGATCGAGGTCGGATTTTGCTCTAAGGCTTCGCCATTAAGGTAGAAGGTAGGAGTACTGTTAACGCCTAGCTGTTGGGCGATAGCGGTATCGCGATCGACGCGGGAGTTAACGGCGGCGAAATCACTCTCGTACTGCTCGAGATCGAGGCCTAGCTCTTCAGCGTAAGATTCGAATGTGGTTCGAGCCTGGGCGTCGCCACTCCAGTTTTGCTGTCGTTCAAACAGGAGGTCGTGCATCTCCCAGAAACGATCCTGTCGCCCGGCCGCTTCGCTAGCCCGGGCGGCATCGTAAGCCTGGGCATGAATCTGGGTTAAGGGGAAGTGACGGTAAACCAGTCGGACGTCGTCAGGGTACTCGGCTAGCATTTGCTGGATTAGGGGCTCGGCTCCTCCACAGGCTGGACATTGGAAATCGCTATATTCAATTAGAGTGAGGGCAGCATCTTCGGGGCCGCGAGTGTGGTCTTCAGCCGTGATAGCGTGTGGCTCATCCACGTTAGCGGCGGGAGCGTTGGCATTATCGCCAAATAGCCAGACCGCACCGATCATGACGATTACTACTGTTGCCAGTGCTACCCAAAAACCTTTCCCCATGACTTCCCAGCTCCCTTATTTAGGCCTAATTATAGCTCGAGGGGTGGTCTAAGTACAGGTTTATAGTAGTCGCTTTCTTCAACCCTTAGGCTCAATACTTTATACTTATTATTAACCTTATGTTCATCAACCGCCAAAAACATAAACTAAAACGCAACATCGGCCTCTTCATGCTTTGTGTTATCGGTATCGACGGCACGATCGGGGGAGGAGTCTTTGTGCTTCTAAGCCACGGAGCCGGGGTGGCCGGTCAGTTTTTACCCTTGTCTTTCCTACTGGGGGGCATACTGGCCTTTCTCGGAGCTTTGCTTTATGCCGAACTAGGCACCACCATACCCCGCTCTGGGGCCGACTTGCAGCTAGTGTTTAACGCTACGCGACATCGCTATTACCCTTTCATATTCTCTTGGTTGGTACTACTGGGTGATGTCGGTTATCTAGCTATTAATGCATTCGGTCTGGCTTTCTATGCTAACTTCTTCTTCAGTGTTAGTCCGTTCATAATAGCTCTTGGTGCGCTACTAGTAGCGGTAGCTATTAACCTCTGGGGCAGTTCTAAGGCCGGTGGGAGCGAAGTCGTTACCGGACTTAGTCTGCTCGGTCTATTACTGCTATATGCCGTGCTGGTGCTTCTCAGCCCAGGCTTTAGTTTTGCTCCGGGCGAATTTATCGCCCTAGTACCGGCTAATACTTTAGCGATCATCGCTGGCACCTCACTGATCTTTACTACTTTCGTGGGTTATGAATATATTGCCTCGATCGCCGAAGAAGTGAAGGATCCAGGGAAAAATATTCCCCGGGCGTTGATGATTACGATTGCCGTAGCTACTACTGTCTTCGTCCTAGTATCTTGGGTTACGGTTAATGCCGTACCGGTTACCGAGTTGGCGGCTTCCGGTGCTCCATTCCTGCTAATCGCCGAACAGCTCGGTCCAATCGGTCTTTATGTGGTGATTCCGGCCGCCCTAATCGCTACCGCCGGTTCGCTCCTCGCTGCTACTCTAGTCTCCTCTCGACGAATATACGCCCTTAGCGAACAGGGCTACTTCAATAAGTTCTTCTCCCGTCTGAGTCGTACTCAGGTGCCTTACCGAGCCGTACTGGCTGTGGCCGTACTGGCTGTCTTCTTGCTTATGAGTAACTCGATCACTTTCGTCGCCTATATCAGCAATACGGTTTATCTTCTAGGACTGATCGTCATCGCTATCGCTCTCATGAATCTGCGGCGCCAACGTCCATATCTGGCTCGACCCTTTAGGGTGCCATTCTTTCCCTGGATTCCTATAATCTTAATCATCACTTCCATTGGAGTACTATTTTTCATTGGAGTACAATCGTTAGCCGCTACTTTAGTCTGGGCGTTGATCGGCTACTTTATCTACCTTACGACTAGGATTCAGGCTGCTCGACTGTACTGGGCGATGTGGGGGGCGATGGTGTTCTTGCTGCTGGGCGGTGGTGCGAGTGTTTGGTACCTACTCTAGAATCAGGAGTATGCCAGCCAACAAGTTGAGCACACCATACATACCACTAATTATGGCTAGATACAGCTGTAGGTCGGTGGTGATGCCGATATCTATCAGCCCGGTCATAAGGCTAGTGGCGAAGACTACTAGCAGGAAGCCGCTGAGCAGACTGGCCCCGCCGATAACCGGCTGGAGGCGGCGGGCGTTACTAGCATCGTAGAGCTCGGAGACAACCGCCTCAGCTTTAGTGGTTTCTTTTTCCACGTCTCGTAAGAGTTTATTGACGTCTTCTTGATCGGTGAGAGTACCAGCGTAGGTGTGTAAGGCCTGGGTGTGGATGGCGGTGTTAGCTTGCACCTCACGTTTGAGCTGATCCCATTCGGCATCTTCGGCAAATTTTTGCTCGTAGGTGGCGTTAAGCCAGTCGATAAAATCTTTCTTAGCGGCGTGGTTGGCGATGAAGTCTAAGGCGCGTTCCCTTTCCTGCTGTTTTTTTAGGGCACGGCGTTTACTGTTCTTAACTAATTTCATGAGCGAGAAGGTCCTTCGGTTACTTTTATAGCTTGTCTAGATAATACCATGGTGCGCCCTATTGCGGTGGCGGCATCAGGCTGGTCGACCGGTTAACTCTACAGGGGCTATACTTGATATATAGCCAATATTTTGGCATAGTAATAGTTGAATGATGTAAGGAGTAATTGTGATGATGCAACGACGCAACGTAGAAGTAGTAGAGACTGTACCTCGTGAAGATCGAGTCACTCAAGTAGTCTATTTTCTAATCAGTTTAGTGCAAGTCGTCTTACTATTCCGCTTAATTCTTCGTCTTTTCGGTGCCTCCCCGGCCGCCGGATTCGTTGAGTTTATTTACGATGTAACCGCACCTTTAGTGGCACCGTTTTTCGGTATCTTTCGGAGTGACTTTGACTTCGCTCAGGGGGTGCTAGAGATTGAGACATTAGTCGCGATGCTGGTCTATGCTGTGGTTGGCTATCTTCTCCTGGCTTTAATCGATATTATCCGTACCCGCTAATTTGCACTCCAGCGGATAATCACTGATACTAGAACAGATGAACTACACCCCTATTGCCAGTACCACCGATCTGACTGGAGAATTGACTACGGTCTGCGGTTGGGTACATAGCGTGCGTGATATGGGTAAGATGGCCTTTATCGATCTGCGCGACCACACTGGGTTGCTGCAGGTGGTGGTGGCTAGTGATGAACTACCGCGCTTGGGCGTAGAGTGGGTGGTAGCTGTCACGGGAGAGGTTAAGGCTCGCGGCGAGCGCTTCGTGAATCCTAAACTTACCACCGGCACTGTCGAGCTTAAGGCCAGCAAGATCGAGGTGATTAATTCGGCGGCCGAGTTGCCGATCGAGATTAAGAAAGATACGAGTGCTATTAACGAGGATACCCGACTGCGTTACCGCTACCTAGATCTAAGGAGTGAGCGGATGCAGGCTAACTTGCGCTTGCGTCACCGAGTAATGCAGTTTGTACGCAACTTCTTATCCAACGCCGACTTTATCGAGATCGAGACCCCGATGTTAACCAAGGGTACGCCCGAAGGGGCGCGCGAGTATCTCGTACCGTCTCGCCTACATCCGGGTGAGTTTTTCGTTCTACCGCAGTCACCTCAGCAGTTTAAACAACTATTAATGGTCGCCGGTTTCGGTCGCTACTTTCAATTAGCTAAAGCAATGCGGGACGAGGATCAGCGCGGCGATCGTCAGCCAGAGTTTACTCAGATCGATCTCGAGCTGTCTTTTGTCGATCAAGAAGAGATCTTACGTATCAATGAAGCGATGATGATCGAGCTAGTAGAGCAACTCATGCCGGAGCATAGGATTACGGGCATACCGTTTCCGCGCTTGACCTATGCCGAGGCGATGGAGAAGTACGGCAGTGATAAGCCCGATTTACGGGTGGATAAGAGTGATGATAAAGAGCTAGCCTTCACCTGGATTCTCGATTTCCCTATGTTCGAGACAGGAAAGGATGGCATCGCCGCTGTCCACCATCCCTTTACGTCACCGCATCCGGAGGACGCCGCTAAACTAAGCAGTGAGCCTTTAAGTGTTCGGGCTCAAGCCTACGACCTAGCCTTAAACGGCTTTGAAATGGGTAGCGGCTCAATTCGAATCGCTGATGCCAAGCTGCAGCGCCAGGTGTTTGAAATTCTGGGCATGGAAGAGGATGAGATCACCACTCGTTTTGGTCATATGCTGGAAGCTTTTCGCTTTGGTACTCCACCGCACGGTGGCTTCGCCTATGGTTTCGACCGGCTCGTTATGGTGCTGGCTGGCGAACCCAACATTCGGGAAGTCATCGCTTTCCCGAAGACGGGAGATGCGCGCGACCCCCTGATGGGAGCGCCCTCACCAGTAGCTGAGGATAAGTTGGCTGACGTCCATATCACCTCAATTGAGGAGTAGGCCGCCCAGCTTTTTACTTGGCTAAGAACTAGTTGGTATAATCCTAACTAACGTTTAAAGAATAGGTAGTAGTTATGTCCGGTCATTCGAAATGGCATTCGATCAAACACAAGAAAGGTGCAGCCGACGCCAAGCGGGGTAAGGAGTTCACCAAGCTAGGTAATATGATTGCTATTGCTGCCCGGGAGGGTGCCGATCCGGAGACTAACTTTAAACTGCGTCTCGCTATCGATAAGGCTAAAGGTGCTAACGTGCCTAACGCTAATATCGAAAAGGCAGTTCTGCGTGGTAGCGGCCAGCTAGAAGGTGAGCAGTTGCAGGAGATCGTCTACGAAGGCTACGGTCCTGGCGGTATCGCCGTCATCGTCGAGGCTACGACGGATAATAAAAATCGAGCTTATTCCGATATCCGCGCAGCTTTCTCGAAGAACGGTGGTAATGTGGCTGAATCCGGCGCCGTTGCTTACCAGTTCGATCGGCGCGGCATCATTACTATCGATTCCCCTGATGTGGAAACGTTGACGTTAGCTGCCATCGATGCTGGCGCTCTCGATATCGCTGAGGATGAGGACACTGTGACAATCTATACCGACCCCAAGGAGCTAGCCCAGGTAACTGATAAGTTAGCTGCAGTCTATGAAATTGCCTCTTCTGAGTTGGGCTTTGTGCCCCAAAACGTAATCATGATTGAAGACAGCTCTACGGCCGGCAAGGTGATTCGCCTGATGAACGCACTGGATGAGCTCGATGACGTCTCAAACACCTTCAGCAATTTCGACATTGCCGAAGGTGTAGAAGTTTAGTTCGGTGCGCATTTTCGGTATCGACCCCGGTACGGCCATCACGGGCTTTGGGGTGATCGATGGTAAAGACAGCCCAACTCTAGTAACGGCCGGGGTGATACGAACCCCGGCCAAGCAGGCGCTGGAATTACGACTAGAAGCGATCTATGCTGACTTGCTGGAGTTAATTCGAGAGTATCGACCGGACGAGATCGCTATCGAACAGATTTTCTTCGCTACAAATGCAAAAACCGTTATCTCGGTCAGCCACGCGCGTGGGGTAGCTATGCTAGCAGCTATTCATGCCGGCGTAGCCATCGCCGAGTATACACCGCTGCAGATTAAACAGGCTATTACCGGGTACGGTCGGGCCGATAAGCAACAGATCCAGGAGATGGTGCGAGCCATGCTGAAGCTAGAGACTGTACCAAAACCGGATGATGCGGCCGATGCTTTAGCAGTAGCGATTTGTCATTCGCAGGTACTCACCGCATAATATGTACTATGATTGCTACCTTATCCGGAGTCGTAACTGAGAAGATTGGCCAGCAGCTGGTAGTGGAAACCGGTGGGGTCGGTTACGGCGTAGCGGTAGCCCGGAGCGATCTCGAAGCGCTCCCAACCGGTCAGGAAATCAGATTCTATATTTATGAGGTTGTTCGCGAAGATGCTCATGATCTCTACGGTTTTTCAGAGTTTTTAGGCCGGGAGCTGTTCGAGCAGCTGCTCAGCGTATCCGGAGTAGGACCGAAGGTGGCCCTAGCAATTCTATCTATCGCGAATATCGATC
Above is a genomic segment from Candidatus Saccharimonadales bacterium containing:
- a CDS encoding cation:proton antiporter, which encodes MDVFLEISLILVVATVVAAIMQLLRQPLIIGHIISGLLVGPAVFNLVQSTETVELFSHMGIALLLFIIGLGLNPRVIREVGKVAILTGVGQICFTITLGFLAAQALGFATTASIYIALGLAFSSTIIILKLLSDRKDTHRLYGKVATGFLLVQDIAAVLVLVAVTALGKDMPVAEILTSTLVSGALFVGAIALVSLYVLPRLTKFLARSQEFLFLFAIGWGFGAAALAATVGFSIEIGALAAGVALAGSPYAFEVASKMRPLRDFFIVLFFIILGSELDLGSIGAGFVPAIAFTILILIGNPIIVMSIMGFLGFKRKTSFKAGLTVAQISEFSLILLLLAREVGHIDDQIVAMMTLVAMVTIAASTYMILYSDKLYTWFEPYLRVFERKSPREGKEKSEEYDVIMFGFKPGSRALLDGFKQLDTRCLVVDYDPEVVDDLASEGVAVLYGDANDMEFLSDLPLEAAKLIAVTATDYATNALVATHVLQRNPKAIVIVRADEPQEAHELYEIGVNYVMMPHYLGSLEISRRITRHGLSARLHFKQARTEHLNYLRRGSK
- a CDS encoding thioredoxin domain-containing protein codes for the protein MGKGFWVALATVVIVMIGAVWLFGDNANAPAANVDEPHAITAEDHTRGPEDAALTLIEYSDFQCPACGGAEPLIQQMLAEYPDDVRLVYRHFPLTQIHAQAYDAARASEAAGRQDRFWEMHDLLFERQQNWSGDAQARTTFESYAEELGLDLEQYESDFAAVNSRVDRDTAIAQQLGVNSTPTFYLNGEALEQNPTSIEVWREIIDSALAETSE
- a CDS encoding APC family permease, which produces MFINRQKHKLKRNIGLFMLCVIGIDGTIGGGVFVLLSHGAGVAGQFLPLSFLLGGILAFLGALLYAELGTTIPRSGADLQLVFNATRHRYYPFIFSWLVLLGDVGYLAINAFGLAFYANFFFSVSPFIIALGALLVAVAINLWGSSKAGGSEVVTGLSLLGLLLLYAVLVLLSPGFSFAPGEFIALVPANTLAIIAGTSLIFTTFVGYEYIASIAEEVKDPGKNIPRALMITIAVATTVFVLVSWVTVNAVPVTELAASGAPFLLIAEQLGPIGLYVVIPAALIATAGSLLAATLVSSRRIYALSEQGYFNKFFSRLSRTQVPYRAVLAVAVLAVFLLMSNSITFVAYISNTVYLLGLIVIAIALMNLRRQRPYLARPFRVPFFPWIPIILIITSIGVLFFIGVQSLAATLVWALIGYFIYLTTRIQAARLYWAMWGAMVFLLLGGGASVWYLL
- a CDS encoding YggT family protein codes for the protein MMQRRNVEVVETVPREDRVTQVVYFLISLVQVVLLFRLILRLFGASPAAGFVEFIYDVTAPLVAPFFGIFRSDFDFAQGVLEIETLVAMLVYAVVGYLLLALIDIIRTR
- the aspS gene encoding aspartate--tRNA ligase, which translates into the protein MNYTPIASTTDLTGELTTVCGWVHSVRDMGKMAFIDLRDHTGLLQVVVASDELPRLGVEWVVAVTGEVKARGERFVNPKLTTGTVELKASKIEVINSAAELPIEIKKDTSAINEDTRLRYRYLDLRSERMQANLRLRHRVMQFVRNFLSNADFIEIETPMLTKGTPEGAREYLVPSRLHPGEFFVLPQSPQQFKQLLMVAGFGRYFQLAKAMRDEDQRGDRQPEFTQIDLELSFVDQEEILRINEAMMIELVEQLMPEHRITGIPFPRLTYAEAMEKYGSDKPDLRVDKSDDKELAFTWILDFPMFETGKDGIAAVHHPFTSPHPEDAAKLSSEPLSVRAQAYDLALNGFEMGSGSIRIADAKLQRQVFEILGMEEDEITTRFGHMLEAFRFGTPPHGGFAYGFDRLVMVLAGEPNIREVIAFPKTGDARDPLMGAPSPVAEDKLADVHITSIEE
- a CDS encoding YebC/PmpR family DNA-binding transcriptional regulator; this translates as MSGHSKWHSIKHKKGAADAKRGKEFTKLGNMIAIAAREGADPETNFKLRLAIDKAKGANVPNANIEKAVLRGSGQLEGEQLQEIVYEGYGPGGIAVIVEATTDNKNRAYSDIRAAFSKNGGNVAESGAVAYQFDRRGIITIDSPDVETLTLAAIDAGALDIAEDEDTVTIYTDPKELAQVTDKLAAVYEIASSELGFVPQNVIMIEDSSTAGKVIRLMNALDELDDVSNTFSNFDIAEGVEV
- the ruvC gene encoding crossover junction endodeoxyribonuclease RuvC, whose translation is MRIFGIDPGTAITGFGVIDGKDSPTLVTAGVIRTPAKQALELRLEAIYADLLELIREYRPDEIAIEQIFFATNAKTVISVSHARGVAMLAAIHAGVAIAEYTPLQIKQAITGYGRADKQQIQEMVRAMLKLETVPKPDDAADALAVAICHSQVLTA
- the ruvA gene encoding Holliday junction branch migration protein RuvA; translation: MIATLSGVVTEKIGQQLVVETGGVGYGVAVARSDLEALPTGQEIRFYIYEVVREDAHDLYGFSEFLGRELFEQLLSVSGVGPKVALAILSIANIDQVQRAISTGDVAFLQSASGVGKRGAERIAVELRNKVIASGYHPSGSETASADAALEALESLGYSRQAAMTALAKIPTDLSDEERIKRALSEV